In Heterodontus francisci isolate sHetFra1 chromosome 40, sHetFra1.hap1, whole genome shotgun sequence, one DNA window encodes the following:
- the LOC137353230 gene encoding pepsin A-like → MKWLVIALTCFQLSECLIRISLRKGKSARQALEERGLLGEFLNNHPYNPYTKYAGPFNTLASTEPLINYLDMSYYGTISIGTPPQSFTVIFDTGSSNLWVPSVYCSSQSCTNHKKFSPSRSSTYRATNQPLSIQYGSGSMTGILGYDTVTVSNIAVTNQEFGLSETEPGNTFSYAPFDGILGLAYPKIASSGVTPVFDNMMSENLVQQDLFAFYLTRENSQSGSEVVFGGVDPDHYTGQINWVPLTQQSYWQILVDRVTINGRVVACSGGCQAIVDTGTSLLAGPTGPISTIQQYIGATEGYSGMYTVNCNNLSNMPDVVFTINGIDYPLTPSEYIVQSQGSCISGFMGMYLPTSSGELWILGDVFIGPYYSIFDRGNNRMGFAKAV, encoded by the exons AATTTCCCTGAGGAAAGGTAAATCTGCCCGCCAGGCTCTTGAAGAACGTGGATTACTTGGGGAATTTCTGAATAATCACCCATACAATCCATATACCAAATATGCAGGGCCCTTCAACACCCTGGCTTCAACCGAGCCACTTATCAACTACTTAGAC ATGTCTTATTATGGAACAATCAGCATCGGAACCCcgccacagtctttcactgtcatcTTTGATACTGGCTCATCCAATCTTTGGGTTCCATCAGTTTACTGTTCCAGCCAATCATGCA CAAACCACAAGAAATTTTCACCAAGCCGGTCCTCAACTTATAGGGCAACAAACCAACCACTCTCCATTCAGTACGGTTCAGGCAGTATGACTGGGATCCTGGGCTATGACACAGTCACT GTTTCCAACATAGCTGTCACAAACCAGGAATTTGGGTTAAGTGAGACTGAACCTGGGAACACATTCAGCTATGCTCCATTTGATGGGATTCTCGGATTGGCCTATCCCAAGATTGCATCATCAGGCGTCACACCTGTGTTTGATAACATGATGTCTGAAAACCTGGTGCAGCAGGATCTGTTTGCTTTTTACCTGACCAG AGAGAACAGTCAGTCCGGAAGTGAAGTTGTATTTGGTGGAGTTGACCCCGACCATTACACAGGTCAAATTAACTGGGTACCCCTCACTCAGCAAAGTTATTGGCAGATCCTCGTGGACAG AGTGACAATCAATGGGCGTGTTGTGGCCTGTAGTGGGGGCTGTCAGGCCATTGTTGATACTGGTACTTCTCTCTTAGCTGGTCCCACTGGACCCATCAGCACTATCCAGCAATACATTGGTGCAACTGAAGGATATTCTGGCATG TACACCGTCAACTGCAACAATCTGTCCAACATGCCCGATGTAGTCTTCACAATCAATGGAATTGACTATCCCCTTACTCCATCTGAATACATAGTCCAG AGCCAGGGTAGTTGCATAAGTGGATTTATGGGCATGTATCTTCCAACCTCTTCTGGAGAGCTCTGGATTCTGGGAGATGTCTTCATTGGGCCGTACTATTCCATCTTTGACAGAGGAAACAACCGAATGGGCTTTGCCAAAGCTGTGTAA